In Paenibacillus phoenicis, one genomic interval encodes:
- a CDS encoding xanthine dehydrogenase family protein molybdopterin-binding subunit has product MTKNSLQQPSKSQDAKVMNPADPNPSARQGHPTLKQKPLDLKSKLEGQTRYLHDMNFPGQLVGAIYRSPLAHARIKRINVDKARQVEGVHAVITADDVPNHKYGPTKFKDWNILARDRVLFIGDEIAAVAAETKEAAEQALALIEVELEPLEGVFDPEAAMAPGAPQIHEDVELNRPMKVDVARGDVEAGKRKAAVVKGGRYVSNRIYQGHLEPVGAIAHWSEEEGITIWAPSHIPYRAREAYAAGFGLPEDKVRMIVPPIGGSFGAKYVLKVHVIAAALAMATGRHVKIILDRYEDMITAHPRVPLTFDIEIGADAEGKFVYKELTVYADAGARVYWSPNVIATACTRPDNIYHFHNVKSTGYLVYTNNSPTTCMRGFGNAEMLFAVESVIDEIALELGMDPAELRLKNIVHAGDTTLHGYRLDTCNLEACIEKVKELSGWERRNELPPYRGLGLAVANHVSGFRAIDPRFDGSTAVIRVKPGGFVEVETGEIELGQGMSMTYARIASHVLGIPEDGILVRSGDTGRYPFGIGTLASRSTVMGGNAVQKAAESLVREIQQLAVQALGEGAVYEAGVVKHEGKTYSLSDVVDWFRARHAGEEFTVKETYVPDTELPDASYFGHPSPNYPFAAHVAEVEVDPDTGRTKVVGYWAVHDSGTIIHETMAKGQVLGAVAQGIGWVTMEDLIVQEGKVMNPSMMDYRMPGAKDMPDVQVHFVQEADPHGPFGAKSLGEVALDPVPGAIANAIAHATGRRGYVLPLSAERVWKSLQDGR; this is encoded by the coding sequence ATGACGAAGAACAGCCTGCAGCAACCTAGCAAATCACAAGACGCCAAGGTCATGAACCCGGCTGACCCGAACCCATCAGCTCGGCAAGGCCATCCGACGTTAAAGCAAAAGCCGTTGGATCTGAAGTCCAAGCTGGAGGGGCAAACCCGTTACCTGCACGATATGAATTTTCCCGGGCAGTTGGTTGGCGCGATTTACCGCAGCCCGCTGGCGCATGCGCGGATCAAACGGATTAACGTGGACAAAGCCCGTCAAGTGGAAGGCGTTCATGCTGTTATCACGGCAGATGACGTGCCTAACCATAAATACGGGCCTACCAAATTCAAAGACTGGAACATTCTCGCCCGCGATCGCGTGCTCTTCATCGGCGATGAAATCGCTGCGGTTGCAGCCGAGACGAAAGAAGCAGCCGAGCAAGCATTGGCCCTGATCGAGGTGGAGCTAGAGCCTTTGGAAGGCGTGTTTGACCCCGAAGCGGCGATGGCTCCTGGAGCGCCGCAGATTCACGAGGACGTGGAGCTGAACCGTCCGATGAAGGTGGATGTCGCGCGCGGCGATGTGGAAGCAGGGAAGCGGAAGGCGGCCGTCGTGAAAGGCGGGCGTTACGTTTCGAACCGAATATATCAGGGACATTTGGAGCCGGTTGGGGCGATTGCACACTGGTCGGAGGAGGAGGGCATCACCATTTGGGCGCCTTCCCACATTCCGTACCGGGCGCGGGAAGCGTATGCTGCCGGTTTTGGCTTGCCAGAAGACAAGGTGCGGATGATCGTGCCGCCGATTGGGGGTTCTTTTGGCGCTAAATACGTCCTGAAGGTTCATGTGATCGCGGCGGCCTTGGCAATGGCGACGGGACGGCACGTGAAGATCATTTTGGATCGGTATGAAGATATGATTACGGCCCATCCGCGTGTTCCGCTGACCTTTGACATTGAGATCGGGGCAGATGCGGAAGGGAAATTCGTGTACAAAGAGCTGACGGTATATGCCGATGCGGGTGCTCGCGTCTATTGGAGTCCCAACGTAATCGCCACCGCCTGCACCCGGCCGGACAACATCTATCATTTCCACAATGTGAAGTCGACGGGATACCTGGTGTACACCAACAATAGTCCAACGACGTGTATGCGCGGGTTCGGCAATGCGGAGATGCTATTCGCGGTGGAAAGCGTGATTGACGAAATTGCGCTGGAGCTGGGAATGGATCCGGCCGAGCTGCGTCTCAAAAATATCGTCCACGCCGGCGACACGACGCTGCATGGATATCGTCTCGATACGTGTAATTTGGAAGCGTGCATCGAGAAGGTGAAGGAGCTGTCCGGTTGGGAGCGGAGAAACGAACTGCCGCCTTACCGGGGCCTTGGCCTTGCGGTGGCTAACCACGTCTCGGGCTTCCGCGCGATCGATCCTCGGTTTGACGGCTCAACGGCAGTCATTCGCGTCAAACCAGGCGGATTCGTTGAAGTGGAAACCGGCGAAATCGAGTTAGGTCAAGGGATGTCAATGACTTACGCCCGCATCGCCAGCCACGTGCTCGGGATTCCGGAAGACGGGATTTTGGTCAGATCCGGGGATACCGGGCGGTATCCGTTTGGCATCGGTACGTTGGCTTCCCGCAGTACGGTGATGGGCGGCAATGCGGTGCAAAAGGCGGCGGAATCGCTGGTCCGCGAAATTCAGCAATTGGCCGTTCAGGCTCTTGGCGAAGGAGCGGTATATGAGGCGGGCGTCGTGAAGCACGAGGGAAAAACGTATTCGCTTAGCGATGTCGTTGATTGGTTCCGGGCGCGTCATGCTGGCGAGGAGTTCACTGTTAAGGAAACCTATGTGCCGGATACCGAGCTGCCGGACGCCAGTTATTTCGGACATCCTTCGCCAAACTATCCGTTTGCGGCGCATGTCGCCGAGGTTGAGGTGGATCCGGACACCGGCCGGACGAAGGTTGTCGGGTATTGGGCTGTGCACGATTCGGGCACGATCATCCACGAGACGATGGCGAAAGGTCAGGTGCTGGGCGCCGTCGCCCAAGGCATCGGCTGGGTCACGATGGAGGATTTGATCGTACAGGAAGGCAAAGTCATGAACCCTTCGATGATGGACTACCGCATGCCGGGAGCTAAAGATATGCCTGATGTTCAGGTTCATTTCGTGCAGGAAGCCGATCCGCACGGCCCGTTTGGGGCGAAGTCACTGGGCGAAGTGGCGCTGGATCCGGTTCCGGGCGCCATTGCCAATGCGATCGCCCATGCAACGGGACGGCGCGGTTATGTGCTGCCGCTGTCGGCAGAACGCGTGTGGAAATCGTTGCAAGACGGGAGATGA
- a CDS encoding GNAT family N-acetyltransferase has protein sequence MQWTFITLNKWDDVWWDKLEPIYREAFPHGAKPVKVLRSMLDRGIASLHAGLLDGEAVAMGVTGLSGKQGRKRLILDYMAVRQDERGQGLGTQFFADIRDYGLREHHVEAIIIEAEAEDTAKNRERLRFWIHCGFIATPYVHQYIWVPEPYRALYLPLNDQFTVTDDGRSLFQDITSFHHRSFRGQ, from the coding sequence ATGCAATGGACATTCATAACCTTAAACAAATGGGATGACGTATGGTGGGACAAGCTGGAGCCCATCTATCGCGAAGCATTCCCGCACGGTGCCAAGCCTGTAAAGGTGCTTCGGAGCATGCTGGATCGCGGGATCGCCAGCTTGCACGCAGGGCTGTTAGACGGCGAAGCGGTGGCGATGGGCGTCACCGGCCTCAGCGGCAAGCAGGGCCGCAAGCGCTTGATCCTCGACTATATGGCCGTGCGTCAAGATGAAAGAGGCCAAGGACTTGGCACCCAGTTCTTCGCGGATATCCGTGACTATGGCTTGCGAGAACACCACGTTGAGGCGATTATCATCGAGGCGGAAGCGGAGGACACGGCAAAGAACCGGGAGCGCCTCCGTTTTTGGATCCATTGCGGATTTATTGCCACACCTTACGTCCACCAATATATCTGGGTTCCCGAGCCGTATCGGGCGCTGTATCTCCCGCTAAATGATCAATTCACTGTGACCGACGACGGTCGATCGCTGTTTCAGGACATTACTTCGTTCCATCATCGCTCATTTCGCGGGCAGTAA
- a CDS encoding Crp/Fnr family transcriptional regulator produces the protein MKEVADPDLLNDYIESYGLQKVFPKALLPYLTLHGFDQGELICTQGEPSHTMYVLVRGKIKIYNTSPEGRTLVISFKNPLEVIGDVEYIRDGDIINTVEAVSPVHMIGVEYRWLRKYGADHSPLLHFLLDIITKKFYMKSSSMSFNLLYPVEIRLASYLLSVSFDEADARFQGKLGTADLADAANLIGTSYRHLNRVLQKFAALGLIERSREGITVKDREGLHKLASRNIYE, from the coding sequence ATGAAAGAAGTGGCAGACCCGGACCTGCTAAATGACTATATCGAATCGTATGGACTTCAGAAGGTATTTCCCAAAGCGTTGCTGCCTTATCTGACGCTTCACGGGTTTGACCAAGGAGAGCTGATTTGCACGCAAGGCGAGCCATCGCATACCATGTACGTGCTGGTTCGGGGGAAGATCAAAATTTATAACACCTCTCCGGAAGGCCGTACGCTGGTCATTTCCTTTAAAAATCCGCTGGAGGTCATTGGGGATGTCGAATACATTCGGGACGGGGATATCATCAATACCGTTGAGGCTGTGTCCCCGGTTCACATGATCGGGGTAGAGTACCGCTGGCTGCGGAAGTACGGTGCGGATCATTCGCCGCTGTTGCATTTTTTGCTGGACATTATCACCAAGAAGTTCTATATGAAATCCAGCTCGATGAGCTTTAATCTGCTGTATCCGGTGGAGATCCGCCTGGCGAGTTATCTCTTGTCTGTTTCTTTCGACGAAGCGGATGCGCGGTTTCAGGGGAAACTCGGCACCGCCGATTTGGCCGATGCTGCTAATTTGATCGGTACCAGCTATCGCCATTTGAACCGGGTGCTGCAGAAATTTGCGGCGCTAGGTTTGATTGAGCGAAGCCGCGAGGGCATCACGGTGAAGGATCGGGAAGGGCTTCACAAACTGGCAAGCCGGAATATTTACGAATAG
- a CDS encoding MFS transporter translates to MDMTTQRSDLRTTSYQDDPDIQRKRWLILIVLNLFTFMSTLDGSIVNIALPVISKELHLTVAQAEWIVSAYLMMTCAAILFFGKLGDIVGKIKVFKWGMVIFTVGSLLCGFSHNLPLLVGSRLLQALGASLTMANSQGIVTDIFPAGERGKALGFTGTFVSLGSITGPSLGGVIVSALGWEYIFWVNVPVGLIAIVIGWKLLPADRTKLKVKIDKAGSTLFPIFILALFSGLLFGQQLGYQDIRIVSALVLAVAVFLVFLWIETRSEAPMLQLTLFRNPLFSLSILSGFLVFVANFCFNIIAPFYTQSILNLSPSHAGFLMMLFPIVMVIVAPLSGALSDKIGSELLTFVGLIVMVIAQIGLARLHDSSSIAQVGVWIAMLGLGNGLFQSPNNSLIMSKVPKTQLGIAGSINSLVRNMGMVVGITVATTTLFSVMSSRAGRRVTGLVPDRPDLFLSGMHVVFMTSATICFVVAILTGWRFWSAKRAQGRERVRSTY, encoded by the coding sequence ATGGATATGACGACTCAACGTTCTGACCTTCGCACAACTTCCTATCAGGATGATCCGGACATTCAACGAAAACGTTGGTTGATCCTGATTGTATTAAATTTATTTACATTTATGTCGACGCTGGACGGAAGCATCGTCAATATTGCCCTGCCAGTGATCTCTAAAGAATTGCATCTTACCGTTGCCCAAGCAGAATGGATCGTTTCCGCATATTTGATGATGACCTGCGCAGCTATTCTTTTCTTCGGCAAACTGGGAGACATCGTTGGTAAAATTAAGGTGTTCAAATGGGGCATGGTGATTTTTACTGTGGGCTCTCTGCTGTGCGGCTTCAGCCATAACCTGCCGCTGCTCGTTGGCTCACGGCTGCTGCAAGCGCTTGGCGCCTCGCTTACCATGGCCAACAGTCAGGGAATTGTCACCGACATCTTCCCGGCCGGAGAACGAGGCAAAGCGCTTGGGTTCACCGGGACCTTCGTCTCGCTGGGAAGCATCACGGGCCCGAGCCTTGGAGGTGTGATCGTGTCGGCCTTAGGCTGGGAATATATTTTCTGGGTGAATGTCCCTGTCGGCCTCATCGCGATTGTCATCGGCTGGAAGCTGCTCCCGGCGGACCGAACCAAGCTGAAGGTGAAAATCGATAAAGCGGGCAGCACGCTGTTCCCCATCTTTATTCTGGCATTGTTCAGCGGCTTACTGTTTGGTCAGCAGCTTGGCTATCAGGATATCCGCATTGTGAGTGCGCTCGTCCTGGCGGTCGCCGTGTTCCTCGTGTTTCTGTGGATCGAGACACGCAGCGAAGCGCCGATGCTTCAACTGACGTTATTCCGCAATCCGTTGTTCAGCTTAAGCATTCTGTCGGGATTCCTGGTGTTTGTCGCCAACTTCTGCTTTAATATCATCGCCCCATTTTATACGCAAAGCATCTTAAACCTCTCGCCTTCGCATGCCGGGTTTCTGATGATGCTGTTCCCGATCGTCATGGTCATCGTCGCGCCGCTCAGCGGTGCATTGTCCGATAAGATCGGCTCCGAGTTGCTGACGTTCGTCGGGTTGATCGTGATGGTGATCGCGCAAATCGGGCTGGCCCGTTTGCACGACAGCAGCTCTATCGCCCAGGTGGGGGTATGGATTGCGATGCTTGGCCTCGGCAACGGTTTGTTCCAGTCCCCCAACAACTCGCTCATCATGTCGAAGGTTCCGAAAACCCAGCTGGGCATCGCCGGCAGCATCAACTCACTCGTACGCAATATGGGTATGGTTGTCGGCATCACCGTCGCGACCACGACTTTATTCAGCGTCATGAGCAGTCGGGCGGGCCGCCGGGTCACCGGATTGGTGCCGGATCGTCCCGATCTGTTTCTATCCGGCATGCATGTGGTGTTCATGACGTCCGCTACCATCTGTTTCGTCGTCGCCATTTTGACCGGCTGGCGGTTTTGGTCAGCAAAACGAGCGCAAGGGCGAGAACGGGTGCGTTCTACGTACTAA
- a CDS encoding (2Fe-2S)-binding protein — MNGGHNHNPNSSLTLTINGEDVTWNGEPTASLADVIREGQGLTGTKIGCRTGECGACTVLLDGQPVVSCLVPVASAQGQTVETIEGLARHPEFRELEQAMQEYGGVQCGFCTPGMMMSTWAWLQNPDLFGGDIGAALKNNLCRCTGYRGIIEAAEHVLASKGAVR; from the coding sequence ATGAACGGCGGACATAACCATAACCCTAACTCTAGTTTGACGTTAACCATTAACGGCGAGGACGTGACCTGGAACGGAGAGCCGACCGCTTCGCTGGCGGACGTGATCCGTGAAGGACAAGGCCTGACGGGGACAAAAATCGGCTGCCGCACCGGCGAATGCGGGGCTTGCACCGTGTTGCTGGACGGCCAGCCGGTCGTTTCTTGCTTGGTGCCGGTGGCTTCCGCCCAAGGGCAAACGGTTGAAACGATCGAAGGCTTAGCCCGGCATCCCGAATTCCGGGAGCTAGAGCAGGCGATGCAGGAGTACGGCGGCGTACAATGCGGTTTTTGCACCCCGGGGATGATGATGTCGACTTGGGCTTGGCTGCAAAATCCAGACTTGTTCGGCGGTGACATCGGTGCGGCGCTGAAGAACAACCTGTGCCGGTGTACCGGCTATCGCGGCATCATTGAAGCGGCGGAGCACGTCCTGGCCTCGAAAGGAGCCGTGCGATGA
- a CDS encoding DMT family transporter, whose translation MRGLLFAFLAGAFITLQGVANTRISGEIGTWPAAALTQCTGFVAALLIWLMLRDGGLPDLRKVKPLYISGGAWAAIIIFSNVTAIQQVGVTLTISAVLIAQLCITFLIDSLGWFGVPKQKMRLPQFIGIGLMIAGVIILKF comes from the coding sequence ATGAGGGGTTTGTTGTTTGCGTTTTTGGCCGGGGCGTTCATCACCTTGCAAGGGGTGGCGAATACAAGAATCAGCGGCGAGATCGGCACATGGCCGGCGGCGGCGTTGACTCAGTGTACCGGCTTTGTCGCGGCCTTGCTGATTTGGCTGATGCTCCGTGACGGGGGGCTTCCCGACTTGCGGAAGGTGAAGCCGTTGTATATCAGCGGCGGGGCCTGGGCGGCGATTATTATTTTTAGCAACGTCACAGCGATCCAGCAGGTTGGAGTCACTTTGACGATCTCAGCGGTTTTGATTGCCCAGTTGTGCATCACCTTTCTGATTGATAGCCTAGGTTGGTTTGGTGTACCGAAGCAAAAAATGCGGCTGCCGCAGTTTATCGGAATCGGCTTGATGATTGCGGGAGTGATTATTCTCAAATTTTAA
- a CDS encoding GNAT family N-acetyltransferase: protein MIIRPLQSEDNAEIEAVIRDCLIEFGGNREGLAWQDDSLSALSNYYEPEGRAYWVVELEGVREERHHHLGKSTD from the coding sequence ATGATCATTAGACCTTTACAATCGGAGGACAATGCAGAGATTGAAGCGGTGATCCGCGATTGCCTGATCGAGTTCGGCGGGAACCGGGAAGGGCTCGCTTGGCAGGACGACAGCCTCAGCGCACTTTCCAACTATTATGAGCCGGAGGGAAGAGCTTACTGGGTCGTGGAGCTGGAAGGTGTTCGTGAAGAACGGCATCATCACCTGGGAAAATCAACAGATTGA
- a CDS encoding MarR family winged helix-turn-helix transcriptional regulator — protein MNYPSVGKLISYLQRINQKEVTALLKPYGIGGGGNHSYLLAILATPGLNQDQLTNLVKFDKATTTRSVKQLEEAGYIERRVNEHDRRSILWYPTEKGRAFEPTLRQILADFNRRLTAVLSEEETNQLETLLTKIYESKLNSDENV, from the coding sequence ATGAATTACCCTTCCGTTGGCAAACTGATCTCCTATCTGCAACGGATCAACCAAAAGGAAGTCACCGCATTGTTGAAGCCATATGGGATTGGCGGAGGCGGGAACCACAGCTATTTATTGGCGATCTTAGCGACGCCCGGGTTAAATCAGGACCAGCTGACGAACCTGGTCAAGTTCGACAAGGCGACCACGACCCGCTCCGTCAAACAACTGGAGGAGGCCGGTTACATAGAACGGCGGGTGAACGAACACGATCGGCGATCGATCTTGTGGTATCCGACGGAAAAGGGAAGAGCCTTCGAGCCCACGCTTCGGCAAATTTTAGCGGATTTTAACCGCCGATTGACGGCTGTGTTAAGCGAGGAGGAAACCAATCAACTCGAGACCTTACTTACGAAAATTTACGAGAGCAAGCTGAATAGCGATGAGAATGTGTGA
- a CDS encoding NUDIX hydrolase: MEGNIDKIAWIRLRDGRMLNVRSKGKELFYVPGGKREPGESDHETLQREIQEELSVTVKPDSIKYFATFEAQADGKPEGVLVRMTCYFAEVEGELQPANEIEEAAWLSYAERDRTSLVSRMIFDKLHEMNLL; the protein is encoded by the coding sequence ATGGAGGGAAACATCGATAAAATCGCCTGGATTCGCCTGCGGGATGGTCGCATGTTAAATGTCCGTTCGAAGGGCAAAGAGCTGTTTTATGTTCCAGGCGGTAAAAGAGAACCCGGCGAGTCCGATCACGAAACTTTGCAACGGGAGATACAAGAGGAATTATCCGTGACCGTGAAGCCGGATTCAATCAAGTATTTCGCAACGTTTGAAGCCCAAGCTGACGGTAAGCCGGAGGGAGTGCTTGTGCGGATGACATGCTACTTTGCGGAGGTGGAAGGCGAGCTTCAACCCGCTAACGAGATCGAGGAAGCGGCTTGGCTCAGCTATGCGGAGCGCGATCGGACGTCTCTGGTCAGCCGGATGATTTTCGACAAGCTCCATGAAATGAATCTGTTGTAG
- a CDS encoding XdhC family protein, producing the protein MEELMLALDACLAERRACVVATIVDVDGSAYRREGARCLIHADGEVTGILSGGCIEEDLREHAQEVLRTLEPRKLLYDFRIGEDEVWGTGLGCNGAITVWLEPFDPVCAPDAADRIIGDLRQRVETREPYVAATVIGSSDPADVPPGARRTLAGAAEAAGLLGAGRRAGLVRRTEGSTQLELLLERVAPRPELVIVGVGDDARLLCSLARRLQWRVTVAYHATGKATRERFPAADELQIIPRFAFEQVDVRGKYVVVMSHNLELDREAVHKMLTPEVQYVGLVGSRYRLEKILEPIRNPGEPERAIEPALLDKLYSPVGLDIGAETPEEIAMSILAEVTAVKNGRSGGFLRDRKGAIRGGGKEASLPASQPSFLNEPTFPESCRV; encoded by the coding sequence ATGGAGGAGCTCATGCTTGCGTTAGACGCCTGCCTGGCGGAGCGCCGGGCTTGCGTTGTTGCCACGATTGTGGATGTGGACGGCTCCGCCTACCGCCGGGAAGGCGCCCGCTGCCTCATCCATGCGGATGGCGAGGTGACGGGCATTCTGAGCGGCGGCTGCATTGAGGAAGACTTGCGCGAGCATGCCCAGGAGGTGCTTCGCACCTTGGAGCCGCGCAAGCTGCTATACGACTTCCGCATTGGGGAAGATGAGGTGTGGGGGACCGGCCTCGGGTGCAACGGGGCGATCACGGTGTGGCTCGAGCCGTTTGATCCGGTCTGTGCGCCGGACGCGGCGGACCGGATCATCGGCGATCTGCGGCAGCGCGTGGAGACGCGCGAGCCGTACGTGGCGGCGACGGTGATCGGTTCCTCCGATCCTGCCGACGTGCCGCCCGGCGCGCGCCGCACGCTCGCCGGCGCGGCCGAAGCCGCCGGCCTGCTGGGCGCGGGCCGGCGGGCCGGGCTGGTGCGACGCACCGAGGGCAGCACGCAGCTGGAGCTGCTGCTGGAGCGGGTCGCACCGCGCCCGGAGCTGGTCATCGTCGGCGTTGGCGACGATGCGCGCTTGCTCTGCAGCCTGGCGCGCCGGCTGCAGTGGCGGGTGACCGTCGCGTACCATGCGACGGGGAAAGCGACGCGGGAGCGGTTTCCTGCAGCGGACGAGCTGCAGATTATCCCGCGCTTCGCGTTTGAGCAGGTCGATGTCCGCGGCAAATACGTCGTCGTCATGTCGCATAACCTGGAGCTGGACCGGGAGGCGGTCCACAAGATGCTCACGCCGGAGGTCCAATATGTCGGCCTGGTCGGCTCCCGCTACCGGTTGGAGAAGATTCTGGAGCCAATTCGGAACCCTGGCGAGCCGGAACGCGCGATCGAACCTGCGCTGCTGGATAAACTCTATTCGCCAGTAGGGCTGGACATTGGCGCGGAAACCCCTGAAGAGATTGCAATGAGCATCTTAGCAGAAGTAACTGCCGTTAAAAATGGACGTTCCGGCGGATTCCTGCGTGATCGGAAAGGGGCAATCCGCGGGGGAGGGAAGGAAGCTTCATTGCCGGCTTCGCAACCTTCGTTCCTTAACGAACCAACCTTCCCGGAGTCCTGCCGTGTGTGA
- a CDS encoding nucleotidyltransferase family protein codes for MCEHRTGTRDVWALILAGGASRRMGEPKLLLPAPRGNLLQQTMHQVLAGGNVRVAVITAEGGPLRREDTEGLPVEWLTTSQANRGLGASLADGVRQLEERYTPAAIQIVLGDQPEISPNAIRQVTEAFIQTGAWIVQARYDDRPAHPVLFAAPLFPQLTALAGDVGAKELLQQYKEQILEVKIPGPAPRDIDTPEEYARYRLSAFSKS; via the coding sequence GTGTGTGAGCACAGAACAGGCACTAGAGACGTATGGGCGTTAATTCTCGCGGGTGGGGCTTCCCGGCGAATGGGCGAGCCCAAGCTGCTGCTTCCGGCGCCGCGCGGGAATCTGCTTCAGCAAACGATGCACCAGGTGCTGGCGGGAGGAAATGTGCGGGTTGCGGTTATTACTGCTGAAGGTGGGCCGCTTCGTCGCGAAGATACCGAGGGCCTGCCGGTGGAATGGTTGACGACGTCGCAGGCCAACCGGGGACTTGGCGCCTCGCTGGCGGACGGGGTCCGGCAACTGGAGGAGCGTTATACACCAGCTGCAATTCAAATTGTGTTGGGCGATCAGCCGGAGATCTCGCCGAATGCTATACGGCAAGTGACAGAAGCGTTCATCCAAACCGGAGCTTGGATCGTGCAAGCGCGTTATGACGATCGTCCGGCGCATCCCGTGTTGTTTGCGGCGCCGTTGTTCCCTCAATTGACGGCATTAGCCGGTGACGTTGGAGCCAAGGAGCTGCTGCAGCAATACAAGGAGCAGATCCTTGAAGTGAAGATCCCAGGCCCTGCTCCCCGCGATATTGACACGCCGGAGGAGTATGCTCGATACCGGTTGTCGGCTTTTTCCAAAAGTTGA
- a CDS encoding DMT family transporter: protein MLLGILFALTAGALVGMQNVFNTKVNEQTGNWTTTTLVLGLGFAASFVIGLIVEGKGMFTSLPGMPVWFWFSGLIGVGVVTCMVQGVKLLGPTYAVAIVMTSELGFALLFDSLGWLGLQKMPFTLNQLIGVLVIVGGIFVFKLGGGSESEKESSVRKREALN, encoded by the coding sequence GTGCTGTTAGGGATATTGTTCGCATTGACTGCCGGAGCGTTGGTGGGGATGCAAAACGTGTTTAATACGAAGGTGAATGAACAGACTGGCAATTGGACGACGACGACGCTGGTGTTAGGTCTGGGGTTTGCCGCCTCCTTTGTCATTGGCCTGATCGTTGAAGGAAAAGGAATGTTTACGTCATTACCCGGGATGCCGGTTTGGTTTTGGTTCAGCGGCTTGATTGGGGTTGGCGTCGTGACTTGCATGGTACAGGGCGTCAAACTGTTGGGGCCAACGTATGCTGTAGCCATCGTTATGACTTCGGAGTTGGGGTTTGCCTTGTTGTTTGATTCGCTAGGCTGGCTCGGCTTACAGAAGATGCCGTTTACGTTGAATCAACTGATCGGTGTGTTAGTGATTGTCGGCGGGATCTTCGTGTTTAAGCTGGGCGGGGGAAGTGAGAGCGAGAAGGAAAGCTCCGTTCGCAAGAGAGAAGCTTTGAATTAA